One stretch of Nitratiruptor tergarcus DSM 16512 DNA includes these proteins:
- the trpB gene encoding tryptophan synthase subunit beta → MYIPKPSRFDPDEFGHFGIHGGRYVPETLMPILLELEEAYKQIRQDEEFWKEARYYLENYVGRPSPLYYAQNLSKELGATIYLKREDLNHTGAHKINNTILQGLLAKRLGKKKVIAETGAGQHGVATATMAALFGLECEIFMGEKDVKRQELNVFRMKLLGAKVHAVKNGSRTLKDAMNEAIRHWVTHARDTFYVIGTVAGPHPYPMMVRDFQGIIGYEAKAQILASENRLPDYVVACIGGGSNAMGIFNAFLDDEETQCIGIEAGGLGLDTNKHGASLAKGSPGVLHGQMSYVLQNEEGQIQEAHSISAGLDYPGIGPEHSFLKDEGVVQYDAITDQEALDAFVWLSQKEGIIPAFESSHAIAYLKKMKDIKNKLIIVNLSGRGDKDMVQAKSLLHFD, encoded by the coding sequence ATGTACATACCAAAACCAAGTAGATTTGATCCGGACGAGTTTGGTCACTTTGGCATCCATGGGGGACGATACGTACCAGAAACTCTTATGCCAATACTTTTGGAGCTTGAAGAAGCTTACAAACAGATTCGCCAAGATGAGGAGTTTTGGAAAGAAGCACGCTACTATCTTGAAAACTATGTAGGACGGCCTAGTCCACTCTACTATGCACAAAACCTCTCCAAAGAACTTGGAGCCACAATCTATCTCAAACGTGAAGATCTCAACCATACAGGTGCGCACAAAATTAACAATACCATTTTGCAAGGTCTCCTTGCTAAGCGCCTTGGTAAAAAGAAAGTCATTGCTGAAACAGGCGCAGGACAGCATGGTGTTGCCACTGCTACAATGGCAGCTCTTTTTGGACTTGAGTGTGAGATATTTATGGGCGAAAAAGATGTAAAACGTCAAGAGCTCAATGTCTTTCGTATGAAACTTTTAGGAGCAAAAGTGCATGCAGTCAAAAATGGCTCGCGCACACTTAAAGATGCTATGAATGAAGCGATCCGCCACTGGGTGACACATGCAAGAGATACATTTTATGTCATCGGTACAGTAGCAGGCCCTCATCCCTACCCTATGATGGTACGAGATTTCCAAGGGATTATAGGGTACGAAGCAAAAGCGCAAATATTAGCGAGCGAAAACCGTCTTCCTGATTACGTTGTCGCTTGTATTGGTGGTGGAAGCAATGCTATGGGGATATTTAATGCCTTTTTAGATGATGAGGAGACGCAGTGCATAGGGATAGAGGCTGGAGGTCTGGGACTCGATACCAATAAACATGGAGCAAGTTTAGCTAAAGGAAGTCCTGGAGTGCTCCATGGACAGATGAGTTATGTTTTACAAAATGAAGAGGGACAAATCCAAGAAGCTCACTCAATCAGTGCAGGTCTTGACTATCCAGGTATCGGACCAGAGCATAGTTTTCTTAAAGATGAAGGAGTTGTGCAGTATGATGCAATCACCGACCAAGAGGCGCTTGATGCATTTGTATGGCTCAGCCAAAAAGAGGGTATTATTCCAGCATTTGAGAGCTCCCACGCTATTGCATATCTTAAAAAGATGAAAGATATTAAAAATAAGCTCATTATTGTCAATCTCAGTGGTAGGGGTGATAAAGATATGGTGCAGGCAAAATCCCTGCTCCATTTTGATTAA
- a CDS encoding TonB-dependent receptor plug domain-containing protein, which produces MRVTAILFITILSLYATNINILVQELSQIDKVVEVTKTNRFYQPHIVSVYLGKELEKAGVSNLEEALSLVPGVDIYGDNLGIKTPIFRGSNPLAYGQSKLFIDGVLVNDGMIDQYSHYLAMPIELIKRIEVIRGPGSKSEGVNIYAGSIYVTTYAENFGVNESARVFGKYGSYNYKSFGFYKNLSFDDLHIYTEFYLQKDDKQISSGPDIFATGAMGEVNKRLTTTAPAQLWLNNYSFALHFDYKDLYFKYRNNYYKSGNAFGISFIHPHKNDYLRLPSTIYEAGMKKQLSDDLQFFFKAGVKKDSFTSSSHVAPPGLVYPDPFHPGKYVIYAAGVKGYYKNKNESDYIDLKIRYKGFEKHSITTGYRNTLERTLEVKTITTDRTGISDAMVDYSTIFPFAEPNAKRRSHIFYIDDTFAVSDALTLYFGMNYERILHKYHKLNPRFSAVWALDNEDVFKLKYSRSHRNPSWQEMFTINNTTRVGNPDLRPEEVSAYEASYIKKYSLDEYMQLTLFYLKNSKVINNINEEREFRNISMNRLYGLEFEWKKMLSNTLKFYGNYSYVYGECGCHKELPNIANHLFKFYFLKQFTPNFSTTMLFRYIGKKKRFDFDSRDSLKSFSFLDLSFQYETTKDTSIMLALKNIFNTKGRYPAPPNTYLDDYPYTKGRTMMFTIKKGF; this is translated from the coding sequence ATGAGAGTAACTGCAATCCTCTTTATAACAATACTATCTCTTTATGCCACAAATATCAATATACTTGTCCAAGAGCTTTCACAAATAGACAAAGTTGTAGAGGTTACTAAAACCAATAGATTCTATCAACCGCATATTGTCTCAGTCTATTTGGGAAAAGAGCTGGAAAAAGCCGGAGTTTCAAATCTTGAAGAGGCGCTGAGTCTTGTACCAGGTGTAGATATTTATGGTGATAATTTAGGTATAAAGACACCAATTTTCCGCGGTTCAAATCCTTTAGCTTACGGACAAAGTAAGCTTTTTATTGATGGGGTGTTGGTTAATGACGGAATGATAGATCAATATTCGCACTATTTAGCGATGCCAATAGAACTTATTAAAAGAATTGAGGTAATACGAGGGCCTGGTAGTAAAAGCGAGGGAGTAAATATTTATGCAGGATCTATATACGTTACTACCTACGCAGAAAATTTTGGTGTTAATGAATCTGCACGAGTTTTTGGGAAATATGGTAGTTACAACTATAAAAGTTTTGGTTTTTATAAAAATCTCTCTTTTGATGATCTGCATATCTATACAGAATTTTATTTACAAAAAGATGACAAACAAATAAGTAGTGGTCCAGATATTTTTGCCACCGGTGCAATGGGAGAAGTAAATAAAAGACTCACTACTACTGCACCAGCGCAACTATGGCTTAATAATTACTCTTTTGCCTTGCATTTTGATTATAAAGATCTCTATTTCAAATATAGGAATAACTATTACAAGAGTGGTAATGCTTTTGGTATAAGCTTTATTCATCCACATAAAAATGATTATCTCCGACTTCCTAGTACAATTTATGAAGCTGGTATGAAAAAACAATTATCTGATGATTTACAATTCTTTTTCAAAGCAGGAGTCAAAAAAGACTCCTTTACAAGCTCATCGCATGTTGCTCCGCCGGGACTTGTCTATCCTGATCCTTTCCATCCTGGAAAATATGTTATCTATGCTGCAGGAGTAAAGGGCTACTACAAAAACAAAAATGAGAGTGATTATATAGATCTAAAAATCCGCTACAAAGGATTTGAAAAACATAGCATCACTACTGGTTATCGCAATACCTTAGAAAGAACACTAGAAGTAAAGACAATTACAACAGATAGAACAGGTATAAGTGATGCGATGGTGGATTACTCTACGATCTTCCCTTTTGCGGAGCCTAATGCAAAAAGACGATCGCATATTTTCTATATAGATGATACTTTTGCTGTAAGTGATGCTCTTACACTCTATTTTGGCATGAATTATGAAAGAATTCTTCATAAATATCATAAACTTAACCCGCGATTTAGTGCAGTGTGGGCATTGGACAATGAGGATGTTTTTAAGTTGAAATATAGCAGATCCCATCGTAACCCATCATGGCAGGAGATGTTTACTATTAATAATACTACACGTGTTGGAAATCCTGATCTTCGCCCTGAAGAGGTAAGCGCATATGAAGCAAGTTATATCAAAAAATATTCATTAGATGAATATATGCAATTAACTCTCTTTTATCTCAAAAACAGTAAGGTCATTAACAATATTAATGAAGAGAGAGAGTTTCGCAATATTTCTATGAATAGACTCTATGGTTTGGAGTTTGAGTGGAAAAAGATGTTAAGTAATACATTGAAATTTTATGGTAATTACTCCTATGTCTACGGAGAATGTGGGTGTCACAAAGAGTTACCAAATATTGCAAATCATCTTTTTAAATTCTATTTTCTCAAACAATTCACCCCAAATTTTTCTACAACAATGCTTTTTCGCTATATAGGAAAGAAAAAGCGTTTCGATTTTGATTCGAGAGATTCTTTGAAAAGTTTTTCATTTTTAGATCTCTCGTTCCAATATGAAACTACAAAAGATACTTCAATTATGTTGGCATTGAAAAATATCTTTAATACCAAAGGGAGATATCCAGCCCCACCAAATACATATTTAGATGATTATCCTTATACGAAGGGGCGAACGATGATGTTTACAATCAAAAAGGGTTTTTGA
- a CDS encoding HpcH/HpaI aldolase/citrate lyase family protein, translating to MIFDPAFVAKIQTAIESKDEDFFLQRLQPRRQPIKDISFASALMVSAHRAKHLNKLDELRCDVAILNLEDGVAKEYKKMALLATALFLQQSRKNLPMLVVRVNALDEGGMEEIAFLNDFYPDAIRIPKIRSKKDVQKSCEIVVDPIKLHFSIETKEAFSNLQDLAISPRIKAYYLGILDLFADLKIGQDLLKISNPTVNYILAKFLVDCASVGIKPVSFVYQDYKNLEEFEEWCRYEKEMGFEAKGCISPQQVAIVNRILKSFDKQKALYIKQRFEEMAKQGITGFVDEKYGFIDEPIYKDALNTLNK from the coding sequence ATGATATTTGATCCAGCATTCGTAGCTAAAATACAAACAGCAATTGAGAGCAAAGATGAGGATTTTTTTCTTCAAAGATTGCAACCGCGCAGGCAGCCTATCAAAGATATCTCTTTTGCTTCAGCACTTATGGTATCAGCCCACAGAGCTAAACATCTCAATAAGCTTGATGAGTTGCGGTGCGATGTAGCCATTCTCAATCTTGAAGATGGAGTGGCTAAAGAGTATAAAAAAATGGCTCTTTTGGCTACCGCTCTTTTTTTACAGCAATCAAGAAAAAATCTTCCAATGCTTGTAGTGCGAGTAAATGCACTTGATGAAGGAGGCATGGAAGAGATTGCCTTTTTAAACGATTTTTATCCTGATGCAATTCGTATTCCAAAAATACGATCAAAAAAGGATGTGCAAAAAAGCTGCGAAATTGTTGTAGACCCTATAAAACTCCATTTTTCTATTGAGACAAAAGAGGCTTTTAGCAATTTGCAAGATCTTGCTATCTCTCCTCGTATTAAAGCTTATTATTTGGGAATACTTGATCTTTTTGCAGATTTAAAAATTGGACAAGATTTACTAAAAATTTCCAACCCTACTGTCAATTATATACTTGCAAAATTCCTTGTTGATTGTGCAAGTGTAGGTATTAAGCCAGTCTCTTTTGTCTATCAAGATTATAAAAATCTTGAAGAGTTTGAAGAGTGGTGCAGGTATGAAAAAGAGATGGGTTTTGAAGCAAAGGGGTGTATATCGCCACAGCAAGTAGCAATAGTTAATAGAATTTTGAAAAGTTTTGATAAGCAAAAGGCTCTTTATATTAAACAACGTTTTGAAGAGATGGCAAAGCAAGGAATTACAGGCTTTGTGGATGAAAAATATGGTTTTATAGATGAGCCTATCTACAAAGATGCACTCAATACTTTAAACAAATAG
- a CDS encoding adenine phosphoribosyltransferase, producing the protein MIDKEYLLSTIRDVPDFPKPGIVFKDITTLLNNAQAFTMLMEHLENRYKEYNLDFIAGIESRGFIFGAALATRLGIGFVPVRKKGKLPYTTVDEKYALEYGIDEIEIHIDAFRNKKDARVLLIDDLIATGGTAEAAAKLIKKVGANLLEACFIINLTFLHGEEKIKQHTNFYSVLEIA; encoded by the coding sequence ATGATTGATAAAGAGTATCTCCTCTCCACCATACGGGACGTTCCAGATTTTCCAAAGCCAGGAATAGTTTTTAAAGATATTACAACACTTCTTAACAATGCACAAGCTTTTACAATGCTTATGGAGCATTTAGAAAATCGCTACAAAGAGTATAATCTTGACTTTATAGCTGGGATTGAGAGCCGTGGTTTTATCTTTGGTGCTGCTCTTGCTACAAGACTGGGCATTGGCTTTGTACCAGTAAGGAAAAAGGGTAAGCTCCCCTACACCACAGTAGACGAAAAGTATGCTTTAGAGTATGGAATAGATGAGATAGAGATCCATATAGATGCCTTTAGGAATAAAAAAGATGCAAGAGTATTGCTCATTGATGACTTAATAGCCACAGGAGGCACGGCAGAAGCAGCTGCAAAACTTATTAAAAAAGTTGGAGCAAACCTCCTAGAGGCCTGTTTTATTATTAACCTTACATTTCTCCATGGAGAAGAGAAGATAAAGCAGCATACAAATTTCTATAGTGTATTGGAGATAGCATAA
- the lepB gene encoding signal peptidase I, with translation MKERLIKFYHWSNTWTGTIVIVLLVIFFIAQAFVIPSGSMKNTLLIGDHLFVKKFAYGIPTPHIPWLEIPVLPDSDGDGHLIRGEGPKRGDIVIFRYPVNPKIHYVKRCVAVGGDYLFVHNKDLYIHPHEGNEYIKKHYPKESIIEIEGLLWVRNPYMKDHPGIHHDPNIVNDGRYPQEIFNFPPIEVPKEHYFMMGDNRDHSNDSRFWGTVPYKLIVGKPWFIYWSWDKNYVPRWDRVGKTVSQIEEEMKKAHSGNN, from the coding sequence TTGAAAGAGAGACTCATCAAATTCTATCACTGGTCAAATACATGGACTGGTACTATTGTCATAGTACTTCTTGTAATTTTTTTCATAGCACAAGCCTTTGTAATTCCTAGTGGGAGTATGAAAAATACTCTCCTTATAGGAGATCACCTCTTTGTAAAAAAATTCGCCTATGGAATCCCGACACCCCATATCCCATGGCTTGAAATCCCTGTACTTCCAGATAGCGATGGAGATGGCCACCTTATCCGTGGAGAAGGCCCCAAAAGAGGAGATATCGTTATTTTTCGCTATCCTGTTAATCCCAAAATCCACTATGTCAAACGATGCGTAGCTGTGGGGGGAGATTACCTCTTTGTGCATAACAAAGATCTCTATATTCATCCCCATGAAGGCAATGAATATATTAAAAAACACTATCCCAAAGAGAGTATTATAGAGATAGAGGGATTACTATGGGTACGAAATCCTTATATGAAAGATCATCCTGGTATCCATCACGACCCAAATATCGTCAATGATGGAAGATATCCTCAAGAGATATTCAATTTCCCACCTATTGAAGTGCCTAAGGAGCACTACTTTATGATGGGTGATAATCGCGATCATAGCAATGATAGCCGATTTTGGGGCACCGTACCATACAAACTTATAGTAGGAAAACCGTGGTTTATCTACTGGAGCTGGGATAAGAACTATGTACCAAGATGGGATCGTGTAGGCAAAACTGTCAGTCAAATAGAAGAGGAGATGAAGAAGGCTCATAGTGGAAACAATTAA
- a CDS encoding leucyl aminopeptidase: protein MKIKIEDIKLQEIKADIEIIFIIDKNLDHKWVKDKEELKKLGFKGEVEEVAFLPEKGRLYVGAKLDHDEIRIAASKAVKALKGKEFKKAKAGVYIQNCPITNIKAFVEGAILGNYSFDKYKSKKEEKGLKEIILANEEYADKSFTLENAKKSIEEATIVAQSTNLVRDIVNTPPNEIYPKTFAKLAKELAKDEDLDIQILDEKDLEDEKMGAFLAVARASAHPPRLVHITYKPKDAKAKIAVVGKGLTYDSGGLSLKPSDYMVTMKADKSGASAALGIILAAKKLGLPVELHAILGLAENMIGGNAYKPDDVLTAKNGKTIEVRNTDAEGRLVLADCLCYAQEKVAPDYIIDMATLTGACVVALGEYTTGVMGESDELKKSMLEAAKASGELAGELPFNRYLPKLLKSNIADICNISSSRYGGAITAALFLREFIEEDKRDKWLHLDIAGPAFVEKEWGYNPYGASGAGVRMVIKWLQKEFVYNKKHP from the coding sequence ATGAAAATAAAAATAGAAGATATAAAGCTGCAGGAGATCAAAGCAGACATAGAGATAATTTTTATAATAGACAAAAATCTCGATCATAAATGGGTTAAAGACAAAGAGGAACTTAAAAAGTTAGGGTTTAAAGGCGAAGTAGAAGAGGTAGCATTTCTTCCTGAAAAAGGGAGACTCTATGTAGGTGCAAAGCTTGATCATGATGAGATTCGCATAGCTGCAAGTAAAGCTGTCAAAGCACTCAAAGGCAAAGAGTTCAAAAAAGCAAAAGCTGGAGTCTATATCCAAAACTGCCCAATTACTAATATCAAAGCCTTTGTTGAGGGTGCAATTTTAGGTAATTACAGCTTTGACAAATATAAAAGTAAAAAAGAAGAAAAAGGGCTCAAAGAGATCATTCTAGCAAATGAAGAGTATGCAGACAAGTCATTTACTCTAGAAAATGCAAAGAAAAGTATCGAAGAGGCCACTATCGTAGCCCAGAGTACCAACCTCGTACGAGATATTGTCAATACACCTCCAAATGAGATCTATCCAAAAACTTTTGCAAAGTTAGCAAAAGAGCTTGCAAAAGATGAAGATCTGGATATACAAATTTTGGATGAAAAAGATCTCGAAGATGAAAAAATGGGTGCCTTCTTGGCTGTAGCACGTGCAAGCGCTCATCCACCAAGACTTGTGCATATTACTTACAAACCAAAAGATGCAAAAGCAAAAATCGCAGTAGTAGGTAAAGGTCTCACCTATGATAGTGGTGGTCTAAGCCTCAAACCAAGCGACTATATGGTTACTATGAAAGCGGACAAGAGTGGAGCAAGTGCAGCTTTAGGAATTATCTTAGCAGCAAAAAAACTTGGGCTTCCAGTTGAACTCCATGCAATTTTGGGGCTTGCTGAAAATATGATAGGCGGCAATGCCTATAAACCTGATGATGTACTCACTGCTAAAAATGGCAAAACTATCGAAGTGCGCAATACTGATGCAGAGGGACGCTTGGTATTAGCAGACTGCCTCTGCTACGCACAAGAAAAAGTTGCACCTGATTATATTATCGATATGGCCACACTTACCGGAGCTTGTGTGGTTGCTCTTGGCGAATATACCACTGGAGTAATGGGTGAGAGTGATGAACTTAAAAAAAGCATGCTCGAAGCTGCAAAAGCAAGTGGTGAATTAGCAGGAGAGCTTCCATTTAATCGCTATTTGCCAAAACTTCTCAAATCAAATATCGCTGATATTTGCAATATAAGCTCTTCTCGCTATGGTGGAGCTATTACAGCAGCACTTTTCTTACGTGAATTCATCGAAGAAGATAAAAGAGACAAGTGGCTCCATCTTGATATTGCAGGTCCAGCCTTTGTAGAAAAAGAGTGGGGATACAATCCTTATGGAGCAAGTGGAGCAGGTGTACGTATGGTTATAAAATGGCTGCAAAAAGAGTTTGTTTATAATAAAAAACACCCATAA
- the folD gene encoding bifunctional methylenetetrahydrofolate dehydrogenase/methenyltetrahydrofolate cyclohydrolase FolD, which yields MQILDGKKLSQKIKEQIKSEVAELKEKYAITPGLAVILVGDDPASHTYVKMKAKACKEVGFYSIVHEMPESITQEKIEETIKLMNQNPNIDGILVQLPLPSHIDATRILELIEPAKDVDGFHPYNFGRLIQGLDTFAPCTPLGVMELLREYNINPKGLDVCVVGASNIVGKPMAALLLNAFATVDICHIYTKDLQSHTKRADMVVVGVGKAGLITADMVKDGAIVIDIGINKVDGKIVGDVDFEEVSKKASYITPVPGGVGPMTIAMLLQNTLKAAKKRIQS from the coding sequence ATGCAGATACTTGACGGCAAGAAACTCTCGCAAAAAATTAAAGAGCAGATAAAATCTGAAGTTGCAGAGCTTAAAGAGAAGTATGCAATCACACCAGGCCTAGCTGTTATCCTTGTAGGAGACGATCCTGCTAGCCACACCTATGTAAAAATGAAAGCAAAAGCATGTAAAGAGGTGGGATTTTACTCAATTGTGCATGAAATGCCAGAGTCCATCACACAAGAAAAGATAGAAGAGACTATTAAGCTTATGAACCAAAATCCTAATATTGATGGTATTTTAGTACAACTCCCCCTTCCTTCCCATATCGATGCTACAAGGATACTTGAACTTATTGAACCTGCAAAAGATGTTGATGGATTTCATCCGTACAATTTTGGTCGCCTTATACAAGGACTTGATACATTTGCCCCCTGCACTCCATTAGGAGTAATGGAACTACTTCGTGAATATAACATCAATCCCAAAGGGCTTGATGTGTGCGTAGTAGGTGCGAGTAATATTGTAGGCAAACCTATGGCTGCACTTCTGCTCAACGCTTTTGCAACGGTAGACATTTGCCATATTTACACAAAGGATCTACAATCTCACACAAAAAGAGCAGATATGGTTGTCGTTGGTGTAGGAAAAGCTGGACTCATTACTGCTGATATGGTAAAAGATGGAGCTATTGTTATAGATATTGGTATTAATAAAGTTGATGGAAAAATCGTTGGAGATGTTGATTTTGAGGAAGTAAGCAAAAAAGCATCCTACATTACGCCAGTTCCAGGCGGTGTTGGTCCTATGACGATAGCCATGCTTTTACAAAATACACTCAAGGCTGCTAAAAAAAGGATCCAATCTTGA
- the rpiB gene encoding ribose 5-phosphate isomerase B produces the protein MKKIYIGSDHAGFAIKGLVKELFEKRGYSVEDLGTYSSDRVDYPDYAAKVARAVAADPGSQGVLICGTGIGMSIAANKIKGIRAAEVHDYYTAQMARAHNDANVLCFGERVVGPGVVESIIEAWCTTEFEGGRHENRVKKIMALEE, from the coding sequence ATGAAAAAAATCTATATAGGAAGCGATCATGCAGGATTTGCTATCAAAGGACTTGTAAAAGAACTTTTTGAAAAAAGAGGTTACAGCGTTGAAGATCTTGGAACATATAGCAGCGATCGTGTAGATTATCCAGACTATGCAGCAAAAGTAGCACGCGCAGTAGCAGCCGATCCTGGTAGTCAAGGAGTACTCATTTGTGGAACTGGTATAGGCATGAGTATAGCTGCAAATAAGATCAAAGGAATCCGTGCAGCAGAGGTACATGACTACTATACAGCTCAAATGGCAAGAGCACATAATGATGCCAATGTGCTATGCTTTGGAGAGCGAGTTGTTGGTCCTGGTGTTGTGGAATCAATTATAGAAGCGTGGTGTACTACAGAGTTTGAAGGCGGACGCCACGAAAACAGAGTAAAAAAAATCATGGCATTGGAAGAGTAA
- a CDS encoding c-type cytochrome gives MRQIFFFSLCLTVMLANDFITKEEYAKMLYHNPRGIGCDRCHGEDGRGLELGRYKDGNRTVIIKAPDITKLTFTKFRQALITKDHRLMPQYFLTNKEIKTLYYYLTKKRK, from the coding sequence ATGCGTCAAATTTTTTTCTTTTCTCTATGTTTAACAGTGATGTTAGCTAATGACTTTATTACAAAAGAGGAGTACGCTAAAATGCTCTATCATAATCCTCGAGGAATAGGCTGTGATAGATGTCATGGTGAGGATGGAAGAGGGCTGGAGCTTGGCCGATATAAAGATGGTAATCGTACTGTTATCATAAAAGCCCCTGATATAACTAAACTCACTTTTACAAAATTTCGTCAAGCTCTTATAACTAAGGATCACAGATTGATGCCTCAATATTTTCTTACAAATAAAGAGATAAAAACACTCTATTACTATCTTACAAAGAAGAGAAAATGA
- a CDS encoding GNAT family N-acyltransferase — MFYFFEVDDENIMEKIYRFRYEILCEELEFFPKNSKRLEFDKYDPYAKHFVAMNDNCEIVATARLIHHSPIGYPTQEHLEINPDVKNLLMTYKREKLGEVSRILLHKNYRNMHDTKYILEHFVKEKIYFMAKEMGMEYAFTAMEKSFIRLMKMVKVHLQIIGPKQNGYGSPRYPCLISTSLIERENPMLLQRYKKRHK; from the coding sequence ATGTTTTATTTTTTCGAAGTAGATGATGAAAATATTATGGAGAAAATTTATCGATTTCGCTATGAAATATTATGTGAGGAGTTAGAGTTCTTTCCTAAAAATAGCAAAAGATTAGAATTTGATAAATATGATCCTTACGCAAAACATTTTGTGGCAATGAATGATAATTGCGAAATAGTAGCAACAGCAAGACTTATACACCACTCCCCTATAGGCTATCCTACACAAGAACATTTAGAAATCAATCCGGATGTGAAAAATCTACTCATGACATATAAACGTGAAAAATTGGGGGAGGTATCTCGCATACTTTTGCATAAAAATTATCGCAATATGCACGATACTAAATATATACTAGAACATTTTGTAAAGGAGAAGATCTATTTTATGGCTAAAGAGATGGGAATGGAATACGCTTTTACAGCTATGGAAAAGAGCTTTATAAGGCTTATGAAAATGGTCAAAGTACATTTGCAAATTATTGGACCAAAACAGAATGGTTATGGATCTCCACGCTATCCATGCTTGATCTCTACAAGCCTCATTGAAAGGGAGAATCCTATGTTACTACAACGATATAAAAAGAGGCATAAATGA
- a CDS encoding site-2 protease family protein: METIKILNIFALVSALVIAIVGHEIMHGLAAYRYGDPTAKLAGRLSINPLKHIDPVGTILVPAILFITNAGFLFGWAKPVPVNMSIVLRNGKEFGAIVVSLAGIAYNFTLAILSALLLSFIGKPEGIVSLFVFLFLAQSVLINVVLGVFNLWPIPPLDGANALMYLARWLRLDFIVKAYEYIFPYGMVILILILMTPASQFFFLPVYFLLVLLSMLTGIDFINLINQLERI; the protein is encoded by the coding sequence GTGGAAACAATTAAAATACTTAATATTTTTGCTCTAGTATCTGCTCTTGTCATAGCAATTGTGGGACATGAGATCATGCATGGACTCGCTGCTTATCGCTATGGAGATCCCACTGCAAAACTAGCAGGACGCCTGAGTATCAACCCTCTTAAACATATTGATCCTGTTGGAACAATTCTCGTTCCGGCTATTCTCTTTATTACCAATGCTGGATTTCTTTTTGGTTGGGCAAAGCCCGTTCCAGTCAATATGAGTATAGTACTTCGTAACGGTAAAGAGTTTGGAGCCATTGTAGTCTCCCTTGCAGGTATCGCATATAATTTTACCTTGGCAATCTTGAGTGCACTTTTGTTGAGTTTTATAGGTAAACCAGAAGGAATTGTTTCTCTTTTTGTATTTCTTTTTTTAGCACAAAGTGTCCTTATCAATGTAGTTCTTGGAGTTTTCAATCTCTGGCCAATTCCACCTTTAGATGGAGCAAATGCACTTATGTATCTTGCAAGATGGTTACGCCTCGATTTTATTGTCAAAGCTTATGAGTATATCTTTCCCTATGGAATGGTAATACTTATTTTAATATTAATGACGCCGGCTAGTCAATTCTTCTTTTTACCTGTCTATTTTCTTTTGGTGTTGCTTTCCATGCTTACTGGTATCGATTTTATCAATCTCATCAACCAACTCGAAAGGATCTAA
- a CDS encoding DedA family protein — protein sequence MRKFFDKNKDWLIQLLLAGVFLFIAYLGYQLYHAPGANLEEKFIYLLKEYGYIILFVWSIMEGETGLVMAGVLSHTGDMNLWLSIFVAGLGGFVGDQIYFYIGRFNKHYIHSLMKKQRRKFALAHLLLKKYGWPVIFIQRYLYGMRTVIPMAIGLTRYSAKQFALINFISAMVWAALTIIPAYIFGEEILAIVHWAKHHWYYALPLAIIIAGSIYYYLHTVTEKKLIRGSK from the coding sequence ATGCGAAAGTTTTTTGATAAAAACAAAGATTGGCTCATCCAGCTCCTTTTGGCAGGTGTTTTTCTTTTTATTGCTTATCTTGGTTATCAACTCTACCATGCTCCAGGCGCTAATCTTGAAGAAAAGTTTATTTATCTACTCAAAGAGTATGGATATATTATACTTTTTGTCTGGAGCATCATGGAGGGTGAAACTGGCCTCGTGATGGCTGGAGTACTGAGCCACACAGGTGATATGAACCTCTGGCTCTCCATATTTGTTGCTGGCCTAGGTGGTTTTGTAGGAGATCAGATCTACTTTTATATAGGTAGATTTAATAAACACTATATCCATAGTCTCATGAAAAAGCAGCGCAGAAAATTTGCACTTGCACACTTGCTGCTCAAAAAATATGGATGGCCTGTTATCTTTATTCAACGCTACCTCTATGGCATGCGAACAGTTATACCGATGGCAATCGGTCTTACACGCTACAGTGCAAAGCAGTTTGCACTTATTAATTTTATTAGTGCGATGGTATGGGCAGCCTTGACAATCATTCCAGCATATATTTTTGGTGAAGAGATCTTAGCAATTGTGCACTGGGCAAAACACCACTGGTACTATGCATTGCCACTGGCTATTATAATTGCAGGTAGTATCTACTACTATCTCCATACAGTAACAGAGAAAAAACTCATAAGGGGGAGTAAATGA